A section of the Clostridium felsineum DSM 794 genome encodes:
- a CDS encoding acetyl-CoA carboxylase carboxyltransferase subunit alpha, translating into MENSKELTPWQRLTIARMLERPTSLDYIDLIFDSFMEFHGDRAFGDDAAIVGGVAEFDGMPVTVIGQQKGRNTNENIKRNFGMPSPEGYRKALRLMKQAEKFNRPLICFVDTSGAYCGVEAEERGQGEAIAKNLLSMANLKVPIITIVIGEGGSGGALAMAVADEVWMLENSVYSLLSPEGFASILWKDSSRAKEAAEVMKITAADLKGYGIIDKVINEPEGGAQNDINIVGSEIKENLKETIKKLLSNDINELLQNRYDKFRQIGKFIENEDN; encoded by the coding sequence ATGGAAAATTCAAAGGAATTGACTCCTTGGCAAAGGCTTACAATAGCGAGAATGTTAGAACGTCCAACCTCGCTTGATTATATAGACTTAATATTTGATTCATTTATGGAATTCCATGGTGATAGAGCATTTGGTGATGATGCTGCAATCGTTGGTGGAGTTGCAGAATTTGATGGAATGCCAGTTACTGTAATAGGACAGCAAAAGGGAAGAAATACTAATGAAAATATTAAGAGAAACTTTGGAATGCCTAGTCCTGAAGGTTATAGAAAAGCTTTAAGATTAATGAAGCAAGCAGAAAAGTTCAATAGACCTTTAATATGCTTTGTAGATACATCGGGAGCTTATTGTGGTGTTGAAGCAGAAGAGAGAGGTCAAGGAGAAGCAATAGCTAAGAACTTACTTAGTATGGCTAATCTAAAGGTTCCGATAATTACCATTGTAATTGGCGAAGGTGGAAGTGGCGGTGCACTTGCAATGGCAGTAGCAGATGAAGTTTGGATGCTAGAAAATTCAGTATACTCTCTTTTATCACCAGAAGGGTTTGCAAGTATATTGTGGAAGGATTCAAGTAGAGCTAAAGAGGCAGCAGAGGTTATGAAAATAACAGCAGCGGATCTTAAAGGTTATGGTATTATAGATAAAGTTATAAACGAGCCAGAAGGCGGAGCACAAAATGATATAAATATTGTTGGAAGTGAAATTAAAGAGAATCTTAAAGAAACAATAAAGAAGCTTTTAAGTAATGATATTAATGAATTACTGCAAAATAGATATGATAAGTTTAGGCAAATAGGGAAATTCATAGAGAATGAAGATAACTAG
- a CDS encoding DNA topoisomerase 3, translated as MGKILVISEKPSVGRDIANVLGCKTRGDGCLVGAKYIVTWAVGHLVTLWEPEEYNSIYKKWRFDTLPIIPEIMKIKPISTTKKQFDIIKKLMNDNNIESLICATDAGREGELIFRYTYEAAECKKPFSRLWISSMTDEAIKEGFSAIKSGKEYDNLYYSAKSRSEADWLVGMNASRAYTLKYNVLLSVGRVQTPTLAIIVNRQKEIDDFKPKDYWEVVSKYEDFKGTWFNKETKESKIMDKKNADELATKILGQTGKVVSIENKKKKQIPPLLYDLTELQRDCNKKFGFSAQKTLDLVQSLYEKRKMVTYPRTDSRYLSHDMVGKIKKTIGKLNIEPYTKYVGEILKNQKLTMGKRIIDDSKVTDHHAIIPTDVKPNLNTLTKDELKVYDAIVKRFICVFYPNYEYTITKIVTEVMDEHFLTQGKTILKLGWMELYKQDKKDKEEDSEESDELPKLKKNESVKVTDSEIKAKKTKAPSSYTEASLLSAMENAGRFVEDEELKEQLKDGGLGTPATRAAIIERLIQVGYIERKGKSLHPTDKGMKLIEIVPYELRSPETTGKWEKGLSSIAKGKMGSERFMQSIKRYVRYIIQEAVKVNRSIIFENNNSKFPDKNKKLQESFGECPLCKRGKVYENTKAFYCSEWKGGCKFTTWKDSLKNYGIQIDKELEKKLLKERTLYNVFGVEPKSGEKTVYTLKMNNYGAVIVKVQ; from the coding sequence ATGGGAAAAATATTGGTTATTTCCGAAAAACCATCTGTCGGTAGGGATATAGCTAATGTACTTGGATGTAAAACAAGAGGAGATGGTTGTCTTGTTGGAGCTAAGTATATTGTAACTTGGGCGGTAGGTCATTTGGTGACTTTATGGGAGCCTGAGGAATATAATTCGATTTATAAAAAGTGGAGATTTGATACCTTACCGATTATACCAGAGATTATGAAAATAAAACCTATTAGCACAACAAAAAAGCAGTTTGATATAATAAAAAAATTAATGAATGATAATAACATAGAGTCACTTATATGTGCAACTGATGCAGGAAGAGAAGGAGAACTTATTTTCAGATATACATACGAAGCTGCAGAATGTAAAAAGCCATTTTCTAGACTTTGGATATCAAGTATGACAGACGAGGCTATAAAAGAGGGCTTTTCAGCAATAAAGTCAGGAAAGGAATACGATAACTTATATTATTCGGCAAAGTCTAGGTCAGAAGCGGATTGGCTTGTTGGAATGAATGCAAGTAGAGCGTATACATTAAAATATAATGTGCTACTTAGTGTGGGTAGAGTTCAGACACCTACACTTGCGATAATTGTTAATAGGCAAAAGGAAATAGATGATTTTAAACCTAAAGATTATTGGGAAGTAGTTTCTAAATATGAAGATTTTAAAGGAACTTGGTTTAATAAAGAAACTAAAGAGTCAAAAATAATGGATAAAAAAAATGCTGATGAGTTAGCAACAAAGATTTTAGGACAAACAGGCAAAGTTGTGAGTATTGAAAATAAAAAGAAAAAGCAAATTCCTCCACTCTTATATGATTTAACAGAACTTCAGAGAGACTGTAATAAAAAATTTGGCTTTTCAGCACAAAAGACCTTAGATTTAGTTCAGAGTTTATATGAAAAAAGGAAAATGGTAACATATCCAAGAACCGATAGTAGATATCTTAGTCATGATATGGTAGGTAAAATAAAGAAGACCATAGGAAAATTAAATATTGAGCCATATACTAAATATGTAGGTGAAATACTTAAAAATCAGAAGCTTACAATGGGAAAAAGAATTATAGATGATTCTAAGGTAACAGACCATCATGCAATAATACCAACTGATGTGAAACCTAATTTAAACACTTTAACAAAGGATGAACTTAAGGTATATGATGCTATAGTAAAAAGATTTATATGTGTTTTCTATCCTAATTATGAATATACTATAACTAAAATAGTTACAGAAGTTATGGACGAACATTTTTTGACTCAAGGAAAAACTATATTAAAACTTGGATGGATGGAACTATATAAACAGGATAAAAAGGATAAGGAAGAAGATAGCGAAGAGTCAGACGAACTTCCAAAATTAAAAAAGAACGAAAGTGTTAAGGTAACAGATAGTGAAATAAAAGCAAAAAAAACTAAAGCACCTAGTTCATATACTGAAGCATCACTACTTTCAGCAATGGAAAATGCGGGAAGATTTGTTGAAGATGAAGAGCTTAAAGAACAACTTAAAGATGGTGGACTTGGAACACCAGCTACAAGAGCAGCTATAATAGAAAGGTTAATACAAGTAGGGTACATAGAACGTAAGGGAAAGAGTCTTCATCCTACAGATAAAGGGATGAAGCTTATAGAAATAGTACCATATGAATTAAGATCACCTGAAACCACAGGAAAATGGGAAAAAGGACTATCTTCAATTGCCAAGGGTAAGATGGGATCAGAGAGATTCATGCAGAGCATAAAAAGATATGTTAGATATATAATACAAGAAGCTGTAAAGGTAAATAGAAGTATAATCTTCGAAAATAATAATAGTAAATTTCCAGATAAAAATAAAAAGCTTCAAGAATCTTTTGGAGAATGTCCACTTTGTAAAAGAGGCAAGGTATATGAGAATACAAAAGCATTTTATTGTAGTGAGTGGAAGGGTGGATGTAAGTTCACAACCTGGAAGGATTCACTTAAAAATTATGGAATACAAATAGATAAGGAATTAGAAAAGAAGCTTCTTAAGGAAAGAACATTATATAATGTTTTTGGAGTAGAGCCTAAAAGTGGAGAGAAAACAGTATATACATTGAAAATGAATAATTATGGTGCAGTTATAGTAAAAGTACAATAA
- a CDS encoding Ig-like domain-containing protein produces the protein MKKLMISITLFFALILGLTFSVQASEVNWDISHWNNLDSSIYWYGLNNKPYKFVPGEANPAFDPSKPTIIYIHGWQPEYYLIKHRESFYIYGKDTADDWIKKGWNVGVFYWNQFSDEASVLDAEAKIWTPNGPQKMRWRKGNGSYDTSNNINVSASQLLYQQYIQAMQGYKGNEIRIAGHSLGSQMAILLTKQISDNVDSGNIPHELLPKRVSLLDPYFSNLGKYYLNFKWTGEVCRGYVQNLINTKNIPFELYTSSDLTKGIAGDDNIGLQRMCATSYMKPTFYNDVQQIERHYAAKYNYFSSFVTNSPLEYFNNNPTGNIAASASTPTSRIAEMMGPNYHWVQIGGNATTDTSDDIYQKQVDNTNYFPVNDLSLSADKTTIKPGEYEAIKSDIAPENATNKILMWKSSNDSVAKVCVDGTVKGINSGHATITATTTDNITKTIDITVSK, from the coding sequence ATGAAAAAACTTATGATTTCTATCACTCTTTTTTTTGCTCTTATTTTAGGACTCACTTTTAGTGTACAAGCTAGTGAGGTTAATTGGGACATTTCTCATTGGAACAACTTGGATTCTAGTATTTATTGGTACGGGTTAAATAATAAGCCTTACAAATTTGTACCTGGTGAAGCTAATCCAGCTTTTGACCCTTCTAAACCAACCATTATATACATACATGGTTGGCAACCTGAATATTATCTTATAAAGCACAGAGAATCTTTTTATATTTATGGAAAAGATACCGCAGATGATTGGATTAAAAAGGGTTGGAATGTAGGTGTATTCTACTGGAATCAATTTTCCGACGAAGCAAGTGTTTTAGATGCAGAAGCTAAAATTTGGACACCAAACGGTCCTCAAAAAATGCGTTGGAGAAAAGGCAACGGTTCATATGACACTTCCAATAATATAAATGTTTCTGCTTCTCAACTATTGTACCAGCAATATATACAAGCTATGCAGGGATATAAAGGAAATGAAATAAGGATTGCAGGTCATTCTCTAGGAAGCCAAATGGCTATATTACTTACAAAACAAATCAGCGATAATGTAGACTCCGGAAATATCCCTCACGAACTTCTACCAAAAAGGGTATCTCTATTAGATCCTTACTTCTCAAACCTTGGAAAATACTATTTGAATTTTAAGTGGACAGGTGAAGTTTGTCGTGGCTATGTTCAAAACTTAATAAATACCAAAAACATCCCATTTGAGTTATACACTTCATCAGATTTAACAAAAGGAATAGCAGGTGACGATAATATTGGGTTACAAAGAATGTGTGCAACTTCATATATGAAGCCTACTTTTTATAATGATGTTCAACAGATTGAAAGACATTATGCTGCAAAATATAATTACTTCTCTTCGTTTGTTACTAATTCTCCACTAGAATATTTTAATAATAATCCAACTGGAAATATAGCTGCATCTGCATCTACTCCTACTTCTAGAATCGCAGAAATGATGGGTCCAAACTATCATTGGGTTCAAATTGGTGGAAATGCAACTACTGATACAAGTGATGATATTTATCAAAAACAGGTAGATAATACAAACTATTTCCCAGTAAATGATTTATCACTTAGCGCTGATAAGACTACAATCAAACCTGGAGAATATGAAGCAATAAAATCAGATATAGCTCCTGAAAATGCTACTAATAAAATTTTGATGTGGAAGTCTTCTAATGATTCTGTCGCAAAGGTTTGCGTTGATGGAACTGTAAAAGGTATTAATTCTGGGCATGCTACAATTACTGCTACAACAACAGATAATATTACAAAAACTATTGATATTACCGTTTCTAAATGA
- the aspS gene encoding aspartate--tRNA(Asn) ligase — translation MERCLVSEAYKNLESVVKLQGWIHKVRKLGRIAFVLLRDRTGIIQCVVDTKKFDIKDFKLESVVEIKGIVKQNKEKFEIQVGDIKIISKALDESPIELNKEDMELNIDTLIDNRVISMRNKKVSSIFKIETEIAHGFSEFLIKKDFTEIYTPKIVSEGAEGGTELFKVKYFDMDAYLAQSPQFYKQMMVSAGYERVFEIGHVYRAESHDTKRHLNEYISMDLEMGFIEDEMDLIKLEIQLLNYIFENLKKRCSESIEVLKVDIPTVENIPIMALSEAISILREKYNKTEFTEDIDHEGEELIGKFVKEKYNSDFVFLTHYSKEKRPMYTMPCKEKLTHSFDLIFRGMEITTGGQRINNYNMLKQNMIDKELNPESFKNYLDIFKLGMPPHGGLAIGLERITMKLLNLDNIREAAFFVRDKKRILP, via the coding sequence ATGGAAAGATGTTTAGTAAGTGAAGCTTATAAAAATTTAGAAAGTGTAGTTAAGCTTCAAGGATGGATTCACAAGGTAAGAAAATTAGGTAGAATAGCTTTTGTATTATTAAGAGATAGAACAGGTATTATTCAATGTGTTGTGGATACAAAAAAATTTGATATTAAGGATTTTAAGTTAGAAAGTGTAGTTGAAATTAAAGGGATAGTTAAGCAGAATAAAGAAAAATTTGAAATTCAAGTAGGGGATATTAAAATCATATCTAAAGCATTAGATGAAAGTCCAATTGAATTAAATAAAGAGGACATGGAACTCAATATAGATACTTTAATAGATAATAGAGTTATTAGTATGAGGAATAAAAAAGTAAGTTCTATATTTAAGATTGAAACTGAAATAGCCCACGGATTTTCAGAATTTCTAATAAAAAAGGATTTTACTGAAATATATACTCCTAAAATAGTTTCAGAAGGAGCTGAAGGCGGGACTGAATTGTTCAAGGTAAAATATTTTGATATGGATGCATACTTAGCTCAAAGTCCTCAATTTTATAAACAGATGATGGTTTCAGCGGGATATGAAAGGGTGTTTGAAATAGGGCATGTATATAGGGCTGAGAGTCATGATACAAAAAGACATTTAAATGAATATATAAGTATGGATTTGGAAATGGGATTCATAGAAGATGAGATGGACTTAATAAAACTTGAAATTCAGCTTTTAAATTATATATTTGAAAATTTGAAGAAAAGATGTAGTGAAAGTATTGAAGTTTTAAAGGTAGATATTCCAACAGTGGAAAATATACCGATTATGGCACTTAGTGAAGCTATAAGTATATTAAGAGAAAAGTACAATAAAACAGAGTTTACTGAAGATATAGACCATGAAGGAGAAGAACTTATAGGAAAGTTTGTTAAGGAAAAATACAATTCTGATTTTGTATTTCTAACCCATTATTCAAAAGAAAAAAGACCTATGTACACTATGCCCTGTAAAGAAAAATTAACTCATAGCTTTGACTTGATATTTAGAGGAATGGAAATTACAACAGGAGGACAAAGAATAAACAATTATAATATGCTAAAACAAAATATGATTGATAAGGAATTAAATCCAGAGAGTTTTAAAAATTATCTTGATATATTTAAGCTTGGAATGCCGCCTCATGGTGGTTTGGCTATAGGACTTGAGAGAATAACAATGAAGCTATTAAATTTAGATAATATAAGAGAAGCTGCATTTTTTGTTAGAGATAAAAAAAGAATTTTACCATAA
- a CDS encoding MutS-related protein: MDEDKLYMYSAILTFILGISAFVFFQLAMGYKNYFYLLGTILSIALIFFIFHVKAKIIYKLNYERFKKHWGQYEKRKINVKNIQRFFKFHKEENQDEFNIDDQTWVDLNMNKVFEIADRTLTSPGEEMLYKIFKTPEFSEEKLIERNSTIRIFQENKEVREEVGLELTRLGRKKENGVIDIIWKDIEVNYKYKYLFNFLFWATLASVLTIPIFKFKYIIILAMFILVNTVAHNKFKNKVELYVQSLGYLNGVINTANRISKIDCFELKYFTDVLNKTSSKLMKVAKKTAGIERVEGADVIGDAIYNMLPIEERKFFNAINDIKKLRGELKVLYKTLGEIDALMSTASFREGLEYYCEPEFKGYGRTLNAENIYHPLVKNAVSNSIKLDEKGIILTGTNMSGKSTFLRTIGLNSLLAQTIYTCAAKTYTTSFFKIMTSISPEDNISSGKSYYFREAEALKRIINQCGDKEPVLCIIDEIFRGTNPVERVNASAEILNYIGKHNTLTLVATHDLELTEMLKEDYLCFYFSEDIDDTGLSFDYKLKDGICKTRNAVKLLKYLEYPNEIIQKTNERLAKISQT; encoded by the coding sequence ATGGATGAAGATAAATTATATATGTATAGTGCTATATTGACATTTATACTTGGTATTTCAGCGTTTGTTTTCTTTCAATTAGCAATGGGATATAAGAACTATTTTTATTTACTTGGGACAATTCTTAGCATAGCACTAATTTTCTTTATTTTCCATGTTAAGGCGAAGATAATTTATAAACTTAACTATGAAAGATTTAAAAAACATTGGGGACAATATGAAAAGAGAAAAATAAACGTAAAAAACATTCAAAGGTTTTTTAAATTTCACAAAGAAGAAAATCAAGATGAGTTCAATATAGATGATCAAACTTGGGTGGATCTCAATATGAACAAGGTATTTGAAATTGCAGATAGAACACTTACATCACCTGGTGAAGAAATGCTTTATAAAATATTTAAGACACCTGAATTTTCAGAAGAAAAGCTTATTGAAAGAAATTCTACAATAAGGATATTTCAAGAGAATAAAGAAGTTAGAGAAGAAGTGGGCTTAGAGCTTACTAGGCTTGGTAGAAAAAAGGAAAATGGAGTTATAGATATAATATGGAAGGACATAGAGGTTAATTATAAATATAAATACTTGTTTAATTTCTTGTTTTGGGCCACCTTAGCTTCTGTATTAACAATACCAATATTTAAGTTCAAGTATATAATTATATTGGCTATGTTCATATTAGTTAATACTGTTGCTCATAATAAGTTTAAGAACAAGGTTGAATTGTATGTACAATCACTAGGTTATTTAAATGGTGTCATAAATACTGCTAATAGAATCTCAAAGATTGATTGTTTTGAACTTAAATATTTTACAGATGTACTAAATAAAACCTCATCTAAACTTATGAAAGTAGCAAAAAAGACTGCGGGCATAGAGAGGGTAGAGGGTGCAGATGTAATTGGAGATGCTATTTATAATATGCTTCCAATAGAAGAAAGAAAATTTTTTAATGCAATAAATGATATAAAGAAATTACGTGGAGAATTAAAGGTATTATATAAAACACTAGGTGAAATCGATGCACTTATGTCCACAGCATCTTTTAGAGAGGGTTTAGAGTACTATTGTGAGCCTGAATTTAAAGGTTATGGTAGAACCTTAAATGCTGAAAATATATATCATCCTTTAGTTAAAAATGCAGTATCGAATTCTATAAAATTAGATGAAAAGGGAATAATACTTACTGGTACAAATATGTCTGGTAAATCAACTTTCTTAAGAACCATAGGTTTAAATTCTCTTTTAGCGCAAACAATATATACATGTGCAGCTAAGACTTATACAACAAGTTTCTTTAAAATAATGACATCGATAAGTCCAGAGGATAATATTTCTTCGGGTAAAAGCTATTATTTTAGAGAAGCAGAGGCACTTAAGAGAATAATAAATCAATGCGGTGACAAAGAGCCAGTTTTGTGCATAATAGATGAAATATTTAGAGGAACAAATCCAGTTGAAAGAGTAAATGCTTCGGCAGAAATTTTAAATTATATAGGAAAACACAATACATTAACTCTAGTTGCAACACATGATTTAGAATTAACAGAAATGTTAAAAGAAGATTATTTATGTTTTTATTTTAGTGAGGATATAGATGATACAGGGCTGAGCTTTGACTATAAATTAAAAGATGGAATATGCAAAACAAGAAATGCCGTAAAGCTTTTAAAGTATCTTGAATATCCAAATGAAATAATACAAAAAACCAATGAAAGGCTAGCGAAAATATCACAAACTTAG
- a CDS encoding HD domain-containing protein: protein MEDRKEIFKEIEKHLLNDSKPSEYLNKKLNSGELDEYPLTMVSELRNTEQNKEHHPEGNVWNHTMLVIDNAAKNRDKSSDKRAFMWGSLLHDIGKAKTTKIRKGKITSYDHDKVGENMAREFLEFFIEDEDFIYKVIKLVRWHMQTLFVVKNMSFADSKTMLKETSLNEIALLSLSDRLGRKPLSSGKIQEEKENVKKFVQKVKALDKYNKI from the coding sequence ATGGAAGATAGAAAGGAAATTTTTAAAGAAATAGAAAAACATTTACTCAATGATTCAAAGCCGTCTGAATACTTAAATAAAAAATTAAATAGTGGTGAGTTAGATGAGTACCCGCTTACTATGGTAAGTGAACTTAGGAATACAGAACAAAATAAGGAACATCATCCTGAAGGTAATGTATGGAACCACACAATGCTTGTAATTGATAATGCTGCAAAGAATAGAGATAAAAGCAGTGATAAACGTGCATTTATGTGGGGAAGTCTTTTACATGATATAGGAAAAGCTAAAACTACAAAAATTAGAAAAGGAAAGATAACCTCCTATGATCATGATAAAGTTGGAGAAAACATGGCAAGAGAGTTTTTAGAGTTTTTTATTGAAGATGAGGACTTTATATACAAGGTAATTAAACTTGTAAGATGGCATATGCAGACATTGTTTGTGGTAAAGAATATGTCTTTTGCAGATTCAAAAACTATGTTAAAGGAAACTTCTCTTAATGAAATAGCTTTGTTATCTTTGAGTGATAGATTAGGAAGAAAACCTTTATCTAGCGGTAAAATTCAAGAAGAAAAAGAAAACGTGAAAAAATTTGTACAAAAGGTAAAAGCCTTAGATAAATATAATAAAATATAG